Proteins encoded in a region of the Actinomycetota bacterium genome:
- a CDS encoding lysylphosphatidylglycerol synthase domain-containing protein, with translation MIFTRIARMFRFRIPMWLAWTAGLAFTAGSAWFMRSSFDSAALESSWEAVKGAPLAVAVVMGVYFTAFALRALVWRNVVPGVTFAHALSAIHLAVAGNHILPLRLGEALRVTSVVKRTSLALKEATASSLTLRAADALALAGLLVVLGPGLALPRLAGAFGVLALTLLAVLIGGLWWMKKLRRLETSALRMPGSFVALGSLAAWLLESVVIWQAAHWAGIPISATDAVLVTAATIFSQVLAVAPGGFGTYEAAAMGMLVLLGAGSGPALAAALTAHALKTAYSLIAGAVALVTPAPGLFGRFRLPRIQSLPPAGPPPDGAPIVFFLPARNEEANVAGVVARMPEQVQGRPVECVVINDGSTDRTATVARLAGARVVELTERHGLGAGVRRGLAEGAAREAAAVVFCDADGEYDPAELERLVAPILAGEADYVAGSRFSSGSRRMKAHRNLGNRLLSLVLSVIARRRISDGQSGYRALSHRAAAAAELVHDYNYAQVLTLDLLGKGFRYAEVPINYRFRTEGKTFVRLLPYLQAVIPAVLREINQSSTTWEAKPAMDDAQASSSNEPSDPRAPAAAQPMSSA, from the coding sequence GTGATCTTCACCCGGATCGCCAGGATGTTCCGGTTCCGCATCCCGATGTGGCTGGCCTGGACCGCCGGCCTTGCGTTCACTGCAGGATCCGCGTGGTTCATGCGCTCCAGCTTCGACTCCGCGGCCCTGGAGTCCAGCTGGGAAGCGGTAAAAGGGGCCCCGCTCGCAGTGGCCGTCGTCATGGGCGTCTACTTCACCGCCTTCGCCTTGCGGGCCCTGGTATGGCGCAACGTGGTTCCGGGCGTCACCTTTGCCCACGCCCTTTCCGCCATTCACCTGGCGGTCGCGGGAAACCACATCCTCCCCCTTCGGCTGGGCGAAGCCCTGCGGGTCACCAGCGTCGTCAAGCGCACCTCGCTCGCTTTGAAGGAAGCGACAGCCTCCTCGCTCACCCTCCGGGCGGCCGATGCGCTGGCGTTGGCCGGCCTTCTGGTTGTCCTGGGCCCCGGGCTGGCGCTCCCCCGGCTCGCCGGTGCGTTCGGGGTTCTGGCGCTCACCCTTCTTGCGGTGCTGATCGGCGGGCTCTGGTGGATGAAGAAGCTGCGCCGACTGGAGACCAGCGCCCTGCGGATGCCGGGGTCGTTTGTCGCCCTGGGGTCGCTGGCCGCGTGGCTGTTGGAGTCGGTTGTGATCTGGCAGGCCGCGCACTGGGCCGGCATCCCGATCAGCGCCACCGACGCAGTGCTGGTAACGGCGGCGACGATCTTCTCGCAGGTCCTGGCGGTGGCCCCAGGCGGCTTCGGGACCTACGAGGCTGCGGCGATGGGCATGCTGGTCCTCCTCGGCGCTGGGTCCGGTCCGGCCCTGGCCGCAGCCCTGACTGCCCACGCCCTGAAGACCGCCTACTCGTTGATCGCCGGAGCGGTGGCGCTCGTCACCCCGGCTCCCGGGCTTTTCGGACGGTTCCGTCTCCCCAGAATCCAGTCGCTCCCACCGGCCGGGCCGCCCCCGGATGGTGCCCCCATCGTCTTCTTCCTGCCGGCCCGCAACGAGGAGGCCAACGTCGCCGGCGTGGTCGCCCGCATGCCGGAGCAGGTCCAGGGCCGCCCGGTGGAGTGCGTGGTCATAAACGACGGGTCGACCGACCGGACCGCCACGGTCGCCCGGCTCGCCGGAGCCCGGGTGGTCGAGCTGACCGAGCGGCACGGCTTAGGGGCCGGAGTAAGACGGGGCCTGGCCGAGGGCGCCGCCCGGGAGGCGGCCGCCGTCGTCTTTTGCGACGCCGACGGAGAGTACGACCCGGCGGAGCTGGAACGCCTGGTGGCGCCGATCCTGGCCGGCGAGGCGGACTACGTTGCAGGCTCCCGCTTCTCGAGCGGCAGCCGGAGGATGAAAGCCCACCGCAACCTCGGCAACCGGCTGCTGTCCCTGGTTCTTTCGGTGATCGCCCGCAGGCGGATCTCGGACGGCCAGAGCGGCTACCGGGCGCTGTCCCACCGGGCGGCCGCGGCTGCAGAGCTGGTCCACGACTACAACTACGCCCAGGTCCTGACTCTCGACCTGCTCGGCAAGGGTTTCCGCTACGCCGAGGTGCCGATCAACTACCGCTTTCGCACCGAGGGGAAAACCTTTGTCCGCCTTCTGCCCTACCTACAGGCGGTGATCCCGGCGGTGCTTCGGGAGATCAATCAGTCCTCGACGA
- a CDS encoding ABC transporter ATP-binding protein — MSSRREGLTLQEAHIDRSTPPAAPAVEVRGVSKRFGSTTAVDDVSISLGHGEFLTLVGPSGCGKSTLLRMIAGLLEPDAGEVLLNGKSASSPGRWVPPEDRAVGLVFQENTLFPHLTVAGNIGFGLGRRSKSAIAKRVAEVLDLVELPAHADRYPHELSGGERQRVALARAIAPEPTVLLLDEPFANLDPNLRAQVRLHTVEILRKARASALFVTHDQQEAMSVGDRVAVMGKGRVEQIGSPKTVFHLPQSHFVASSLGEAYFLPATYSGNGSLHTEAGPCECPHDISGTEMEIMVRPHDVTFVEDPGGGSVVTSVEFLGAFLLYEVQLPSGSRLRCLLPHTVEVEPGAQVRVQLAHGHVPVVLPVPR; from the coding sequence ATGAGCAGCAGGCGAGAGGGACTGACCTTGCAAGAAGCGCACATCGACCGTTCCACGCCCCCGGCCGCCCCCGCCGTCGAAGTGCGCGGTGTTTCCAAGCGGTTCGGCTCCACCACCGCCGTCGACGACGTCAGCATCAGCCTGGGTCACGGCGAGTTCCTTACCCTCGTCGGGCCGAGCGGGTGCGGCAAGTCGACCCTGCTCCGGATGATCGCCGGCCTGCTGGAGCCCGATGCGGGCGAGGTCCTGCTGAACGGAAAGAGCGCCTCCTCCCCCGGCCGGTGGGTCCCCCCGGAGGACCGGGCGGTGGGCCTGGTGTTCCAGGAGAACACCCTGTTCCCGCACCTGACCGTCGCCGGCAACATCGGGTTCGGGCTGGGCCGCCGGTCCAAGTCCGCAATCGCAAAGCGGGTGGCCGAGGTCCTGGACCTGGTGGAGCTCCCGGCGCACGCCGATCGGTACCCCCACGAGCTCTCGGGCGGAGAGCGCCAGCGGGTGGCCCTGGCGCGGGCGATCGCCCCGGAACCGACCGTCCTGCTGCTCGACGAGCCTTTCGCCAACCTCGACCCGAACCTGCGGGCGCAGGTCAGGCTGCACACGGTCGAGATCCTGCGGAAGGCCAGGGCGTCGGCACTCTTTGTCACCCACGACCAGCAGGAGGCGATGTCTGTCGGAGACCGGGTGGCCGTGATGGGTAAAGGCCGGGTCGAGCAGATCGGTTCTCCTAAGACGGTGTTCCACCTGCCGCAGAGCCACTTCGTAGCGTCGAGCCTGGGCGAGGCGTACTTCCTCCCCGCCACCTACTCGGGCAACGGCAGCCTGCACACCGAGGCCGGGCCCTGCGAGTGCCCGCACGACATCTCGGGGACCGAGATGGAGATCATGGTCCGGCCGCACGACGTGACGTTCGTCGAGGACCCGGGCGGCGGGTCGGTGGTCACCTCGGTCGAGTTCCTGGGGGCATTTCTGCTGTACGAGGTTCAACTACCCTCCGGCAGCCGCCTGCGATGCCTGTTGCCCCACACGGTCGAGGTGGAACCTGGAGCGCAGGTCAGGGTCCAGCTGGCGCACGGCCACGTGCCGGTGGTCCTGCCGGTTCCCCGCTAG
- a CDS encoding iron ABC transporter permease yields MTVIALLAVAPVAVIAWSLLTPSVEIWRHLWETRLPEMLTSTLALLSLVILGTLVLGGGLAWLVSGYDFPGRRALAWMLVLPLAMPGYILGFVFMSTFGFTGPIQGGLRAVFGRDVWVPEIRSVWGAALVFSLCLYPYVYLLARAAMREQATASYEVARSLGYSHLKAAWKVILPMARPSLIAGLTLVTLETLTDFATVIYFNVQTVSVGVYRVWKGMFDRDAASELASLVLLFALGLLVLERALRGKARYTQQGGGSRQLPSKKLYGARAWAATGTCLLVLTLAFFAPVAQLAAWAIGQAVRGTGGVDSRFFSYLSNSALLAVAAAGLVALVAIGVTNARRFAGGRYVRSMSQLATTGYALPGPVIAIGVLLVLAWVDRALNSVGIQIPGLLVTGSLAGVVYAYVVRFMALGVNGIDASLQKVPEELTLSARSLGATPARVMRQIHFPLTKTGVAVALLLVGIDALKELPMVLLLRPFGFDTLPVWVWQLAAESRWESAALPSLTIIAASLVPVALLTRSLRGSEAEVLLPTTSKTIFEDVRV; encoded by the coding sequence GTGACCGTCATCGCCCTTCTGGCGGTGGCCCCGGTGGCGGTTATCGCCTGGAGCTTGCTGACGCCGAGCGTCGAGATCTGGCGCCACCTGTGGGAGACCCGTCTGCCTGAGATGTTGACCTCCACCCTGGCGCTCCTAAGTCTGGTGATCCTGGGAACTCTGGTACTCGGAGGCGGCCTGGCCTGGCTGGTCTCCGGTTACGACTTCCCCGGTCGCAGGGCGCTCGCGTGGATGCTGGTGCTGCCCCTCGCCATGCCGGGCTACATCCTGGGCTTCGTCTTCATGTCGACCTTCGGATTCACGGGCCCGATCCAGGGGGGGCTGCGGGCCGTCTTCGGGCGTGACGTCTGGGTGCCCGAGATCCGGTCGGTGTGGGGGGCGGCGCTGGTTTTCTCGCTCTGCCTCTACCCCTACGTCTACCTGCTGGCCCGGGCCGCGATGCGGGAGCAGGCCACCGCCAGCTACGAGGTCGCCCGCAGCCTGGGTTACAGCCACCTGAAGGCCGCGTGGAAGGTCATCCTGCCGATGGCCCGTCCGTCGTTGATCGCCGGGCTGACCCTGGTCACGCTTGAGACACTCACCGACTTCGCCACGGTCATCTACTTCAACGTCCAGACCGTATCCGTGGGCGTCTACCGGGTGTGGAAGGGGATGTTCGACCGAGACGCCGCCAGCGAGCTGGCCTCCCTGGTCCTGCTGTTCGCACTCGGGCTGCTCGTCCTGGAGCGGGCCCTGAGAGGCAAGGCCCGGTACACCCAGCAGGGCGGCGGGAGCCGGCAGCTTCCCTCCAAGAAGCTCTACGGCGCCCGCGCCTGGGCCGCGACGGGAACCTGCCTGCTGGTGCTGACGCTGGCCTTCTTCGCTCCGGTTGCCCAACTCGCCGCATGGGCGATCGGGCAAGCAGTCCGGGGCACCGGAGGAGTCGACTCCCGGTTCTTCTCCTACCTCTCCAACAGCGCCCTGCTGGCGGTCGCTGCGGCCGGGCTGGTTGCCCTGGTCGCCATCGGCGTCACCAACGCCCGCCGCTTTGCCGGGGGCCGCTACGTCCGGTCGATGTCCCAGCTGGCGACCACCGGGTACGCGCTGCCGGGGCCGGTCATCGCCATCGGGGTCCTGCTGGTCCTCGCCTGGGTCGACCGGGCGCTCAACTCCGTCGGGATCCAGATCCCGGGGCTGCTGGTCACCGGGTCGCTGGCCGGCGTGGTCTACGCCTACGTCGTGCGTTTCATGGCTCTCGGGGTCAACGGCATCGACGCCAGCCTGCAGAAGGTGCCGGAGGAGCTCACGCTGTCCGCTCGCAGCCTGGGGGCCACCCCGGCCCGGGTTATGCGGCAGATCCACTTCCCTTTGACAAAGACCGGCGTGGCGGTAGCGTTGTTGTTGGTGGGCATCGACGCCTTGAAGGAGCTTCCGATGGTGCTTCTGCTCCGGCCGTTCGGCTTCGACACCCTGCCGGTATGGGTCTGGCAGCTTGCTGCGGAGTCCCGGTGGGAGTCGGCGGCGCTTCCATCGCTTACGATTATCGCCGCCTCGCTGGTGCCGGTGGCGCTGCTTACCCGGAGCCTGCGGGGTTCCGAGGCCGAGGTGCTGCTGCCCACCACCAGCAAGACGATTTTTGAGGATGTCCGGGTATGA